One region of Scophthalmus maximus strain ysfricsl-2021 chromosome 15, ASM2237912v1, whole genome shotgun sequence genomic DNA includes:
- the dctn1b gene encoding dynactin subunit 1 isoform X8, which yields MSQTRRSYYTRTTSSGSSRMSSDGGGRPVKVGSPVEVIGKGQRGTVAYIGNTLFASGKWVGVILDEAKGKNDGTVQGKRYFTCEENQGIFVRQSQIQLVDDGADTTSPETPEPGTGKVPKREILEAPKSTKLTMARRPKQPSRPAGAGGKGAASGSASASAGEMSSSEPSTPAQTPLAAPVIPTLHSPGKPLAPVPSKEDVTMETQEEEALRGQVKDLEEKLETLKMKRTEDKAKLKELEKHKIQLEQLQEWKSKMQEQQAELQKHLKEAKREAKEAQEAKERYVEEMADTADAIEMATLDKEMAEERAESLQLEVDSHKEKVDELTMDLEILKHEIEEKGSDGAASSYHVKQLEEQNGRLKEALVRMRDLSSSEKQEHVKLQKQMEKKNVELDSLRSQKEKLQEEMTVAEKTIDELKEQVDAALGAEEMVEMLTERNLDLEEKVRELRETVTDLESINEMNDELQENARETELELREMLDLGAAKIRESEKRVEAAQETVADYQQTIKKYRELTAHLQEVNRELTSQQEASAELQQQPPAEMFDFKIKFAETKAYAKAIEMELRKMEVGQANRHVSLLTAFMPESFLRHGGDHDCILVLLLIPRLICKAELISKQAQEKFDLNDNCVERAGLKGAVGEQMSFAAGLVYSLSLLQATLHKYEQALDQCSVDVYKKIGALYPEMSVHERSLDFLIDLLHKDQLDETVNVEPLTKAIKYYQHLYSIHLADQNEDCTMQLADHIRFTQSALDCMAVEVGRLRAFLHAGQEKADLAVLLKDLETSCSDIRQFCKKIRRRMPGTDAPGIPAALSFGPPVSDTLSDCRKHLTWVVAVLQEVAAAGAQMMSPLGEQEGLSAVKLEDVAFKAGEQIYGSQGANPHECLRQSCGMVIATMNKMATAMQEGEYDSEKPQNKNPPPVDVRASALRAEITDAEGLGMKLEDRETVIKELKKSLKIKGEELSEANIRLSLLEKKLDSSSKDADERVEKIQTRLDEAQTLLKKKEKEFEETMDALQADIDQLESEKAELKQRINSQSKMTIDGLRGAGPSGIASIVTGIAGEEQKVTMMPGVGSASGVQVIDSPLLTQQIEAQRLCIKQLKNDNNRLKAERMRAQLAALPPLHVTKLPSGDGGRPEVLSSALYRKTDQLRETLLQMSANVKVVDITGKSPVTPGAQLLEQTARLQSLSDTLDRLKDEVAEHVVNQQPGARVTSDFATFPSASFVKAKEEKQGDTVLVGRVMMPCARGQEQVHRLVLSQTQLHRVHSLLRT from the exons ATGTCACAGACTAGGAGGAGCTATTACACTCGG accaccagcagcggcagcagcaggatgagctCGGACGGGGGTGGGCGGCCCGTCAAGGTGGGCTCCCCGGTGGAGGTGATCGGCAAGGGGCAGCGCGGCACGGTGGCGTACATCGGCAACACGCTCTTCGCCTCCGGCAAATGGGTCGGAGTCATCCTGGACGAGGCCAAGGGCAAGAACGACGGCACGGTGCAGGGCAAGCGCTACTTCACCTGCGAGGAGAACCAGGGGATCTTCGTGAGACAGTCACAG ATCCAGCTGGTCGATGATGGAGCAGACACCACCTCCCCAGAGACACCGGAGCCCGGCACCGGCAAAGTCCCCAAACGAG AGATCCTGGAGGCGCCCAAGTCCACCAAACTG ACCATGGCCAGAAGGCCCAAG CAGCCCAGTCGTCCTGCGGGCGCCGGTGGGAAGGGGGCCGCTTCCGGCTCGGCCTCAGCCTCCGCAGGAGAGATGAGCAGCAGCGAGCCCAGCACGCCGGCCCAGACCCCCCTGGCTGCTCCGGTCATCCCCACCCTCCACTCCCCCGGTAAACCTCTGGCCCCCGTCCCCAGCAAG GAGGATGTCACTATGGAAACACAG gaggaggaggctctcCGAGGGCAGGTGaaggacctggaggagaagctggagacGCTGAAGATGAAGCGGACGGAGGACAAGGCCaagctgaaggagctggagaagcaCAAGAtccagctggagcagctgcaggagtggAAGAGCAAGatgcaggagcagcaggccGAGCTGCAGAAACACCTCAAAGAGGCCAAGAGG GAGGCGAAAGAGGCCCAGGAGGCGAAGGAGCGCTACGTGGAGGAGATGGCGGACACGGCCGACGCCATCGAGATGGCCACGCTGGACAAGGAGATGGCGGAGGAGAGGGCGGAGTCTCTGCAGCTGGAGGTCGACTCCCACAAGGAGAAGGTGGACGAGCTCACCATGGACCTGGAGATCCTGAAGCACGAGATCGAGGAGAAAG GTTCCGACGGTGCTGCCTCCAGTTATCATGTGAAACAGCTGGAGGAACAGAATGGCCGACTGAAGGAGGCGCTGGTCAG GATGCGAGATCTGTCGTCGTCCGAGAAGCAGGAGCACGTGAAGTTGCAGAagcagatggagaagaagaacgTGGAGCTGGACTCTCTGCGGAGCCagaaggagaagctgcaggaggagatgacGGTGGCAGAAAAGACCATCGACGAGCTGAAGGAGCAG GTGGACGCAGCCCTGGGGgcggaggagatggtggagatgctGACGGAGAGAaacctggacctggaggagAAAGTCAGGGAGCTGAGGGAGACGGTCACCGACCTG GAATCCATCAACGAGATGAACGACGAGCTGCAGGAGAACGCCAGAGAGACGGAGTTGGAGCTGCGGGAGATGTTGGATCTCGGCGCCGCCAAAATCAGAGAGTCGGAGAAACGTGTGGAAGCTGCTCAGGAGACCGTCGCCGATTATCAGCAGACCATCAAGAAGTACCGCGAGCTCACCGCTCACCTACAG GAGGTGAACAGAGAGCTGACCAGTCAGCAGGAGGCGTCAgccgagctgcagcagcagccgccagCGGAGATGTTCGATTTCAAGATCAAGTTTGCCGAGACGAAGGCCTACGCCAAG GCCATTGAGATGGAGCTGAGAAAGATGGAGGTGGGTCAGGCCAACAGACACGTTTCTCTTCTGACCGCCTTCATGCCCGAGTCATTCCTTCGTCACGGAGGAGACCACGACTGcatcctggtgctgctgctcatccCCAGGCTCATCTGCAAG gCCGAGCTGATCAGCAAACAGGCCCAGGAGAAGTTCGATCTGAACGACAACTGTGTGGAGCGAGCCGGACTGAAAGGAGCCGTCGGGGAGCAGATGAGCTTTGCTGCCGGTTTGGTTTACTCGCTCAGTCTGCTGCAGGCCACGCTGCACAAATACGAACA GGCTCTGGATCAGTGCAGTGTTGATGTCTACAAGAAGATCGGCGCTCTGTACCCGGAGATGAGCGTCCACGAGCGATCTCTGGACTTCCTCATCGACCTGCTGCACAAAGACCAGCTGGACGAGACCGTCAACGTGGAGCCGCTCACCAAGGCCATTAAATACTATCAG CACCTGTACAGTATCCACCTGGCCGATCAGAACGAGGACTGCACCATGCAGCTCGCCGATCACATCCGA TTTACCCAGAGTGCCTTGGACTGCATGGCGGTGGAGGTCGGCCGCCTGCGGGCGTTCCTGCACGCTGGCCAGGAGAAGGCCGACCTCGCCGTGCTGCTCAAAGACCTGGAGACGTCGTGTAGCGACATCCGACAGTTCTGCAAGAAGATCCGCCGCAGAATGCCAGGGACCGACGCTCCGGGCATCCCGGCCGCGCTCAGCTTTGGCCCGCCG GTGTCGGACACCCTGTCCGACTGCAGGAAGCACCTGACCTGGGTGGTGGCGGTGCTGCAGGaagtggcagcagcaggcgcTCAGATGATGTCACCTCTCGGTGAACAGGAGGGGCTGTCGGCCGTCAAACTGGAGGACGTGGCGTTCAAGGCGGGAGAACAG ATTTATGGCTCTCAGGGCGCCAACCCCCACGAGTGTCTGCGACAGTCCTGTGGCATGGTCATCGCGACCATGAACAAGATGGCCACCGCGATGCAGGAGGGCGAGTACGACTCGGAGAAGCCTCAAAACAAA AATCCTCCTCCGGTCGACGTGCGGGCGTCGGCTCTCAGGGCAGAAATCACCGATGCAGAAGGTCTGGGCATGAagctggaggacagagagacggtCATCAAAGAGCTGAAGAAGTCGCTCAAGATCAAG ggcGAGGAGCTGAGCGAGGCGAACATCCGCCTCAGCCTGCTGGAGAAGAAACTGGACAGTTCGTCCAAAGACGCGGACGAGCGCGTGGAGAAGATCCAGACTCGACTGGATGAGGCTCAGACgctgctgaagaagaaagagaa ggaGTTCGAGGAGACGATGGACGCCCTGCAGGCCGACATCGACCAGCTGGAGTCGGAGAAGGCCGAGCTGAAGCAGCGGATCAACAGTCAGTCCAAGATGACCATCGACGGGCTGAGGGGCGCCGGCCCGTCGGGGATCGCCTCCATCGTCACGGGGATTgcgggag aggaacagaaag TGACCATGATGCCCGGAGTCGGCTCAGCTTCAGGAGTCCAGGTGATCGACTCTCCTCTGCTGACGCAGCAGATCGAGGCTCAGAGACTCTGCATCAAACAGCTGAAGAACGACAACAACAGGCTGAAG GCGGAGAGGATGCGCGCCCAGCTCGCCGCTCTGCCTCCGCTCCACGTCACCAAGCTTCCCTCCGGAGACGGCGGCCGCCCTGAGGTGCTCTCCAGCGCCCTCTACCGCAAGACCGACCAGCTGCGGGAGACTCTGCTGCAGATGAGCGCCAACGTGAAGGTGGTCGACATCACAGGGAAATCTCCAG TGACACCTGGTGCTCAGCTCCTGGAACAAACAGCCAGACTTCAGTCTCTGAGCGACACGCTGGACCGACTGAAG GACGAAGTAGCGGAGCACGTCGTCAACCAGCAGCCCGGAGCTCGAGTGACGTCCGACTTCGCCACTTTCCCCTCGGCGTCGTTTGTGAAG gcgaaggaggagaagcagggCGACACGGTGCTGGTGGGCCGGGTCATGATGCCGTGCGCCCGCGGTCAGGAGCAGGTCCACCGCCTCGTCCTGTCCCAGACTCAGCTGCACAGAGTTCACAGTCTGCTGCGGACCTGA
- the dctn1b gene encoding dynactin subunit 1 isoform X9, which translates to MSQTRRSYYTRTTSSGSSRMSSDGGGRPVKVGSPVEVIGKGQRGTVAYIGNTLFASGKWVGVILDEAKGKNDGTVQGKRYFTCEENQGIFVRQSQIQLVDDGADTTSPETPEPGTGKVPKREILEAPKSTKLTMARRPKPSRPAGAGGKGAASGSASASAGEMSSSEPSTPAQTPLAAPVIPTLHSPGKPLAPVPSKEDVTMETQEEEALRGQVKDLEEKLETLKMKRTEDKAKLKELEKHKIQLEQLQEWKSKMQEQQAELQKHLKEAKREAKEAQEAKERYVEEMADTADAIEMATLDKEMAEERAESLQLEVDSHKEKVDELTMDLEILKHEIEEKGSDGAASSYHVKQLEEQNGRLKEALVRMRDLSSSEKQEHVKLQKQMEKKNVELDSLRSQKEKLQEEMTVAEKTIDELKEQVDAALGAEEMVEMLTERNLDLEEKVRELRETVTDLESINEMNDELQENARETELELREMLDLGAAKIRESEKRVEAAQETVADYQQTIKKYRELTAHLQEVNRELTSQQEASAELQQQPPAEMFDFKIKFAETKAYAKAIEMELRKMEVGQANRHVSLLTAFMPESFLRHGGDHDCILVLLLIPRLICKAELISKQAQEKFDLNDNCVERAGLKGAVGEQMSFAAGLVYSLSLLQATLHKYEQALDQCSVDVYKKIGALYPEMSVHERSLDFLIDLLHKDQLDETVNVEPLTKAIKYYQHLYSIHLADQNEDCTMQLADHIRFTQSALDCMAVEVGRLRAFLHAGQEKADLAVLLKDLETSCSDIRQFCKKIRRRMPGTDAPGIPAALSFGPPVSDTLSDCRKHLTWVVAVLQEVAAAGAQMMSPLGEQEGLSAVKLEDVAFKAGEQIYGSQGANPHECLRQSCGMVIATMNKMATAMQEGEYDSEKPQNKNPPPVDVRASALRAEITDAEGLGMKLEDRETVIKELKKSLKIKGEELSEANIRLSLLEKKLDSSSKDADERVEKIQTRLDEAQTLLKKKEKEFEETMDALQADIDQLESEKAELKQRINSQSKMTIDGLRGAGPSGIASIVTGIAGEEQKVTMMPGVGSASGVQVIDSPLLTQQIEAQRLCIKQLKNDNNRLKAERMRAQLAALPPLHVTKLPSGDGGRPEVLSSALYRKTDQLRETLLQMSANVKVVDITGKSPVTPGAQLLEQTARLQSLSDTLDRLKDEVAEHVVNQQPGARVTSDFATFPSASFVKAKEEKQGDTVLVGRVMMPCARGQEQVHRLVLSQTQLHRVHSLLRT; encoded by the exons ATGTCACAGACTAGGAGGAGCTATTACACTCGG accaccagcagcggcagcagcaggatgagctCGGACGGGGGTGGGCGGCCCGTCAAGGTGGGCTCCCCGGTGGAGGTGATCGGCAAGGGGCAGCGCGGCACGGTGGCGTACATCGGCAACACGCTCTTCGCCTCCGGCAAATGGGTCGGAGTCATCCTGGACGAGGCCAAGGGCAAGAACGACGGCACGGTGCAGGGCAAGCGCTACTTCACCTGCGAGGAGAACCAGGGGATCTTCGTGAGACAGTCACAG ATCCAGCTGGTCGATGATGGAGCAGACACCACCTCCCCAGAGACACCGGAGCCCGGCACCGGCAAAGTCCCCAAACGAG AGATCCTGGAGGCGCCCAAGTCCACCAAACTG ACCATGGCCAGAAGGCCCAAG CCCAGTCGTCCTGCGGGCGCCGGTGGGAAGGGGGCCGCTTCCGGCTCGGCCTCAGCCTCCGCAGGAGAGATGAGCAGCAGCGAGCCCAGCACGCCGGCCCAGACCCCCCTGGCTGCTCCGGTCATCCCCACCCTCCACTCCCCCGGTAAACCTCTGGCCCCCGTCCCCAGCAAG GAGGATGTCACTATGGAAACACAG gaggaggaggctctcCGAGGGCAGGTGaaggacctggaggagaagctggagacGCTGAAGATGAAGCGGACGGAGGACAAGGCCaagctgaaggagctggagaagcaCAAGAtccagctggagcagctgcaggagtggAAGAGCAAGatgcaggagcagcaggccGAGCTGCAGAAACACCTCAAAGAGGCCAAGAGG GAGGCGAAAGAGGCCCAGGAGGCGAAGGAGCGCTACGTGGAGGAGATGGCGGACACGGCCGACGCCATCGAGATGGCCACGCTGGACAAGGAGATGGCGGAGGAGAGGGCGGAGTCTCTGCAGCTGGAGGTCGACTCCCACAAGGAGAAGGTGGACGAGCTCACCATGGACCTGGAGATCCTGAAGCACGAGATCGAGGAGAAAG GTTCCGACGGTGCTGCCTCCAGTTATCATGTGAAACAGCTGGAGGAACAGAATGGCCGACTGAAGGAGGCGCTGGTCAG GATGCGAGATCTGTCGTCGTCCGAGAAGCAGGAGCACGTGAAGTTGCAGAagcagatggagaagaagaacgTGGAGCTGGACTCTCTGCGGAGCCagaaggagaagctgcaggaggagatgacGGTGGCAGAAAAGACCATCGACGAGCTGAAGGAGCAG GTGGACGCAGCCCTGGGGgcggaggagatggtggagatgctGACGGAGAGAaacctggacctggaggagAAAGTCAGGGAGCTGAGGGAGACGGTCACCGACCTG GAATCCATCAACGAGATGAACGACGAGCTGCAGGAGAACGCCAGAGAGACGGAGTTGGAGCTGCGGGAGATGTTGGATCTCGGCGCCGCCAAAATCAGAGAGTCGGAGAAACGTGTGGAAGCTGCTCAGGAGACCGTCGCCGATTATCAGCAGACCATCAAGAAGTACCGCGAGCTCACCGCTCACCTACAG GAGGTGAACAGAGAGCTGACCAGTCAGCAGGAGGCGTCAgccgagctgcagcagcagccgccagCGGAGATGTTCGATTTCAAGATCAAGTTTGCCGAGACGAAGGCCTACGCCAAG GCCATTGAGATGGAGCTGAGAAAGATGGAGGTGGGTCAGGCCAACAGACACGTTTCTCTTCTGACCGCCTTCATGCCCGAGTCATTCCTTCGTCACGGAGGAGACCACGACTGcatcctggtgctgctgctcatccCCAGGCTCATCTGCAAG gCCGAGCTGATCAGCAAACAGGCCCAGGAGAAGTTCGATCTGAACGACAACTGTGTGGAGCGAGCCGGACTGAAAGGAGCCGTCGGGGAGCAGATGAGCTTTGCTGCCGGTTTGGTTTACTCGCTCAGTCTGCTGCAGGCCACGCTGCACAAATACGAACA GGCTCTGGATCAGTGCAGTGTTGATGTCTACAAGAAGATCGGCGCTCTGTACCCGGAGATGAGCGTCCACGAGCGATCTCTGGACTTCCTCATCGACCTGCTGCACAAAGACCAGCTGGACGAGACCGTCAACGTGGAGCCGCTCACCAAGGCCATTAAATACTATCAG CACCTGTACAGTATCCACCTGGCCGATCAGAACGAGGACTGCACCATGCAGCTCGCCGATCACATCCGA TTTACCCAGAGTGCCTTGGACTGCATGGCGGTGGAGGTCGGCCGCCTGCGGGCGTTCCTGCACGCTGGCCAGGAGAAGGCCGACCTCGCCGTGCTGCTCAAAGACCTGGAGACGTCGTGTAGCGACATCCGACAGTTCTGCAAGAAGATCCGCCGCAGAATGCCAGGGACCGACGCTCCGGGCATCCCGGCCGCGCTCAGCTTTGGCCCGCCG GTGTCGGACACCCTGTCCGACTGCAGGAAGCACCTGACCTGGGTGGTGGCGGTGCTGCAGGaagtggcagcagcaggcgcTCAGATGATGTCACCTCTCGGTGAACAGGAGGGGCTGTCGGCCGTCAAACTGGAGGACGTGGCGTTCAAGGCGGGAGAACAG ATTTATGGCTCTCAGGGCGCCAACCCCCACGAGTGTCTGCGACAGTCCTGTGGCATGGTCATCGCGACCATGAACAAGATGGCCACCGCGATGCAGGAGGGCGAGTACGACTCGGAGAAGCCTCAAAACAAA AATCCTCCTCCGGTCGACGTGCGGGCGTCGGCTCTCAGGGCAGAAATCACCGATGCAGAAGGTCTGGGCATGAagctggaggacagagagacggtCATCAAAGAGCTGAAGAAGTCGCTCAAGATCAAG ggcGAGGAGCTGAGCGAGGCGAACATCCGCCTCAGCCTGCTGGAGAAGAAACTGGACAGTTCGTCCAAAGACGCGGACGAGCGCGTGGAGAAGATCCAGACTCGACTGGATGAGGCTCAGACgctgctgaagaagaaagagaa ggaGTTCGAGGAGACGATGGACGCCCTGCAGGCCGACATCGACCAGCTGGAGTCGGAGAAGGCCGAGCTGAAGCAGCGGATCAACAGTCAGTCCAAGATGACCATCGACGGGCTGAGGGGCGCCGGCCCGTCGGGGATCGCCTCCATCGTCACGGGGATTgcgggag aggaacagaaag TGACCATGATGCCCGGAGTCGGCTCAGCTTCAGGAGTCCAGGTGATCGACTCTCCTCTGCTGACGCAGCAGATCGAGGCTCAGAGACTCTGCATCAAACAGCTGAAGAACGACAACAACAGGCTGAAG GCGGAGAGGATGCGCGCCCAGCTCGCCGCTCTGCCTCCGCTCCACGTCACCAAGCTTCCCTCCGGAGACGGCGGCCGCCCTGAGGTGCTCTCCAGCGCCCTCTACCGCAAGACCGACCAGCTGCGGGAGACTCTGCTGCAGATGAGCGCCAACGTGAAGGTGGTCGACATCACAGGGAAATCTCCAG TGACACCTGGTGCTCAGCTCCTGGAACAAACAGCCAGACTTCAGTCTCTGAGCGACACGCTGGACCGACTGAAG GACGAAGTAGCGGAGCACGTCGTCAACCAGCAGCCCGGAGCTCGAGTGACGTCCGACTTCGCCACTTTCCCCTCGGCGTCGTTTGTGAAG gcgaaggaggagaagcagggCGACACGGTGCTGGTGGGCCGGGTCATGATGCCGTGCGCCCGCGGTCAGGAGCAGGTCCACCGCCTCGTCCTGTCCCAGACTCAGCTGCACAGAGTTCACAGTCTGCTGCGGACCTGA